The Buteo buteo chromosome 23, bButBut1.hap1.1, whole genome shotgun sequence genome includes a window with the following:
- the SLC31A1 gene encoding high affinity copper uptake protein 1 isoform X2 produces MVSSLCLCGLVPTLQTCGSHFSTCLLNISVVKMSHNHHMNSSMLPTMHPPEHHHSTAAPGHSHVSDMMMMAMTFHFSYENVPLLFSGLTINTPGEMAGAFVAVFFLAMFYEGLKIARECLLRKSQVSIRYNSMPVPGPNGTILMETHKTVGQQMLSFPHLLQTVLHIIQVVVSYFLMLIFMTYNGYLCIAVAAGAGTGYFFFSWKKAVVVDITEHCH; encoded by the exons ggtcCCACTTTTCTACGTGCCTTTTGAATATCTCTGTTGTAAAGATGTCTCACAATCACCACATGAACAGCTCCATGTTGCCAACCATGCATCCTCCTGAACATCACCACTCAACAGCAGCCCCAGGACATAGTCATGTATCTGACATGATGATGATG GCAATGACTTTCCACTTCAGCTATGAGAATGTTCCATTGCTGTTTTCTGGACTTACAATCAATACTCCTGGAG AAATGGCTGGTGCTTTTGTGGCTGTCTTCTTCCTAGCCATGTTTTATGAAGGCCTTAAGATTGCCCGAGAATGTCTGCTCCGTAAATCCCAAGTCAGCATTCGCTACAATTCCATGCCAGTGCCAGGTCCCAATGGCACTATCTTGATGGAGACGCACAAAACTGTTGG GCAGCAGATGCTGAGTTTCCCTCACCTTCTGCAGACTGTACTGCACATCATTCAAGTCGTAGTCAGTTACTTCCTCATGTTGATCTTCATGACGTACAATGGATACCTCTGCATAGCTGTGGCAGCAGGGGCAGGAACGGgctatttcttcttcagctggaaaaaggCAGTTGTTGTGGACATCACGGAGCACTGCCATTAA
- the SLC31A1 gene encoding high affinity copper uptake protein 1 isoform X3, with translation MSHNHHMNSSMLPTMHPPEHHHSTAAPGHSHVSDMMMMAMTFHFSYENVPLLFSGLTINTPGEMAGAFVAVFFLAMFYEGLKIARECLLRKSQVSIRYNSMPVPGPNGTILMETHKTVGQQMLSFPHLLQTVLHIIQVVVSYFLMLIFMTYNGYLCIAVAAGAGTGYFFFSWKKAVVVDITEHCH, from the exons ATGTCTCACAATCACCACATGAACAGCTCCATGTTGCCAACCATGCATCCTCCTGAACATCACCACTCAACAGCAGCCCCAGGACATAGTCATGTATCTGACATGATGATGATG GCAATGACTTTCCACTTCAGCTATGAGAATGTTCCATTGCTGTTTTCTGGACTTACAATCAATACTCCTGGAG AAATGGCTGGTGCTTTTGTGGCTGTCTTCTTCCTAGCCATGTTTTATGAAGGCCTTAAGATTGCCCGAGAATGTCTGCTCCGTAAATCCCAAGTCAGCATTCGCTACAATTCCATGCCAGTGCCAGGTCCCAATGGCACTATCTTGATGGAGACGCACAAAACTGTTGG GCAGCAGATGCTGAGTTTCCCTCACCTTCTGCAGACTGTACTGCACATCATTCAAGTCGTAGTCAGTTACTTCCTCATGTTGATCTTCATGACGTACAATGGATACCTCTGCATAGCTGTGGCAGCAGGGGCAGGAACGGgctatttcttcttcagctggaaaaaggCAGTTGTTGTGGACATCACGGAGCACTGCCATTAA